In Thermodesulfovibrionales bacterium, a single genomic region encodes these proteins:
- a CDS encoding M67 family metallopeptidase: MSEIRVPARIFDEMIAHCRRGYPNESCGILAGKGNKVSALYPMTNIENSPVSYLMDPSEQFKAMKDMREKDLAMVAIFHSHPASAPFPSNKDVSLAYYDDCDYVIVSLAEDMAVVKGFLIKEARVEEVAIVIED, encoded by the coding sequence ATGTCTGAGATAAGAGTCCCCGCCAGGATCTTTGATGAGATGATCGCCCATTGCCGGCGGGGATACCCGAATGAGTCGTGCGGCATTCTTGCCGGCAAGGGCAACAAGGTCTCGGCCCTCTACCCCATGACCAATATCGAGAACTCCCCCGTCAGTTATTTGATGGACCCCTCCGAACAATTCAAGGCCATGAAGGATATGAGGGAGAAGGACCTCGCCATGGTTGCCATCTTCCATTCCCATCCTGCTTCCGCCCCATTCCCTTCCAATAAGGACGTGAGCCTCGCCTATTATGATGACTGTGACTATGTCATCGTCAGCCTTGCCGAAGACATGGCTGTTGTCAAGGGCTTTCTCATCAAGGAGGCTCGCGTGGAAGAGGTTGCGATTGTCATAGAAGACTAA
- a CDS encoding CRISPR-associated protein Cas6, with product MVEKGLSPLLTLSFLTPTRLVYDGHLTLDLEFHVLIRQILRRLSLLGYFHCGVDPLGIDFKRMIEAAKLVKVKDCNLKWYDWERYSARQDTRMKMG from the coding sequence GTGGTAGAAAAGGGACTGTCCCCACTCTTGACGCTTTCCTTCCTTACTCCCACGAGACTTGTGTATGACGGGCATCTAACCCTCGACCTCGAGTTTCACGTGCTGATCCGACAAATCCTCAGAAGGCTTTCCCTTCTTGGCTATTTTCATTGCGGGGTCGATCCTTTGGGCATCGATTTTAAGAGGATGATCGAAGCGGCGAAGCTGGTGAAGGTGAAAGACTGCAATTTGAAATGGTATGACTGGGAGAGGTATTCGGCAAGGCAGGATACGAGGATGAAGATGGG